In the genome of Verrucomicrobiota bacterium, one region contains:
- a CDS encoding glycosyl hydrolase: MKLSSPFLALLYSLTASFALVAADNTAPASSQSSADSEDPAKIFAGLKLRLVGPALMSGRIGDFAVNPKNPHEYYVAVASGGVWKTVNGGHTFTPIFDKQGAYSIGCVALDPNNVNAVWVGAGENNSQRSVGWGDGIYRSLDGGKHWQNLGLKESEHIGRIVLHPRNSDIIYVAAQGPLWRSGGDRGLYKSGDGGKTWQRILHISEDTGINEVHIDPRDPNHLYASAYQRRRHVWTLINGGPESAIYKSTDAGANWRKITNGIPTEDKGRIGLAISPVNPDVLYAIIEAADGKGGVFRSTDRGETWDKRSEYMTSSPQYYNELFADPVEVNRVYAEDTFLQVSEDGGKTFARLGNKDRHVDDHALWIDPANNRHLLVGGDGGIYETFDRGENWHFKENLPVTQFYRVSSDNARPFYNVYGGTQDNNSQGGPSRTTDRAGITSADWFITVGGDGYETVVDPDDPNIIFALWQYGGLVRFDRRSGEIADIKPREAPGEPPLKWNWDSPLIMSPHNSKRLYFAANRLFRSEDRGDSWTAISADLTRSLDRNALPVMGRIQPADAVAKHKSTSIYGNSVSLTESPLVDGLLYVGTDDGLVHVTGDGGKTWRKIETFPGIPENTYVSCLTASRHHADTVFAAFDNHKNGDFKPYLLISTNRGQNWKSIFGNLPARDVVLSVQQDHAKPDLLFAGTEFGAYFTIDGGNRWTKFTTLPTIPVRDIEIQRRENDLILGTFGRGIYILDDYSPLRLATPDLLKRDAHVFPVKDALRYMERSRLGGPTGRGSHGSTYYAAPNPPFGAVFTYYLREKVQTRKEARKEAEKKAAEAKRPYAHPTLDELRAEDEEKTPTVWLVIKDEDGQVVNRVAASREKGIHRAAWNLRFPSAEPVNLRPRNPDEEASYENPRVSGPLALPGKYTVTLAKEVDGKTTDLSTPVPFHVVPLELATFAAKDKSAALAFSQKVARLQRAVEGTVRAAAEIQTRLDHLRQAIPQTPGASPDLLLELRALEDRLRALQIHLRGDQSLAKREGPLPPSILDRVQSIVGTQWRVTSAPTQTHRDAYRYAGEVFEKTLNGLRALAEKDLPAFESKLESAGAPWTPGRIPRWVLEKE; encoded by the coding sequence GCGAAAATCTTCGCGGGCCTCAAACTTCGCCTGGTCGGCCCCGCGCTGATGTCCGGACGCATCGGCGATTTCGCGGTCAACCCGAAGAACCCGCACGAATATTATGTCGCCGTCGCTTCGGGCGGCGTTTGGAAAACGGTCAACGGCGGGCACACTTTCACGCCGATTTTCGACAAGCAAGGCGCCTATTCGATCGGCTGCGTCGCGCTCGATCCCAACAACGTCAACGCGGTCTGGGTCGGCGCCGGCGAAAACAACAGCCAGCGCAGCGTCGGCTGGGGCGATGGCATTTATCGTTCGCTCGACGGCGGCAAGCATTGGCAAAACCTGGGCCTCAAAGAGAGCGAACACATTGGCCGCATCGTCCTTCACCCCAGGAACAGCGACATCATTTATGTCGCCGCGCAAGGCCCGCTTTGGCGCAGCGGCGGAGACCGCGGCCTGTACAAATCCGGCGACGGCGGCAAAACCTGGCAACGCATTCTCCATATCAGCGAGGACACGGGCATCAATGAAGTCCACATTGACCCGCGCGATCCGAACCACCTTTATGCTTCGGCGTATCAGCGGCGCCGTCATGTCTGGACGCTCATCAATGGCGGCCCGGAGTCAGCAATCTACAAATCCACCGACGCGGGCGCGAACTGGCGCAAGATCACGAACGGCATCCCAACCGAAGACAAAGGCCGCATTGGATTGGCGATTTCTCCCGTGAACCCGGATGTGCTCTACGCCATTATTGAAGCGGCGGACGGCAAGGGGGGCGTGTTCCGCAGCACGGATCGCGGTGAGACCTGGGACAAGCGCAGCGAGTACATGACTTCCAGTCCGCAATATTACAACGAACTCTTCGCCGACCCCGTCGAGGTGAACCGCGTCTATGCCGAGGACACGTTTCTGCAAGTCAGCGAAGACGGCGGCAAAACGTTTGCGCGCCTCGGCAACAAGGACCGGCACGTGGACGATCACGCCTTGTGGATTGATCCCGCGAACAATCGCCACTTGCTCGTCGGCGGGGACGGGGGCATTTACGAAACGTTCGATCGCGGCGAGAACTGGCATTTCAAGGAGAATCTCCCGGTGACGCAGTTCTATCGCGTCAGTTCCGACAACGCCAGGCCGTTCTACAACGTCTATGGCGGCACGCAGGACAACAATTCCCAAGGCGGCCCCTCGCGCACGACCGATCGCGCCGGCATCACTTCGGCGGATTGGTTCATCACCGTCGGCGGCGATGGCTACGAGACGGTGGTCGATCCCGATGATCCGAACATCATCTTCGCCCTGTGGCAATATGGCGGCCTGGTGCGTTTCGACCGTCGCAGCGGCGAAATCGCGGACATCAAACCTCGCGAAGCCCCGGGCGAACCGCCGCTCAAATGGAACTGGGATTCACCATTGATCATGAGCCCGCACAATTCCAAGCGCCTTTACTTCGCCGCCAATCGCCTCTTTCGCTCGGAAGATCGCGGCGACAGTTGGACGGCTATCAGCGCCGACCTCACGCGCAGCCTCGACCGAAACGCGTTGCCTGTGATGGGGCGCATCCAGCCCGCGGACGCCGTCGCCAAGCACAAATCGACTTCCATCTACGGCAATTCCGTTTCCCTGACGGAAAGCCCGCTGGTTGATGGCCTGCTCTACGTCGGCACGGACGATGGCCTCGTCCACGTCACGGGTGATGGCGGAAAAACCTGGCGTAAGATCGAGACTTTCCCGGGCATCCCTGAAAACACCTACGTGAGTTGCCTCACCGCCTCGCGCCACCATGCGGACACCGTCTTCGCTGCGTTCGACAATCACAAGAACGGCGACTTCAAGCCTTACCTCCTGATCAGCACCAATCGGGGCCAAAACTGGAAGTCAATCTTCGGGAACCTTCCGGCGCGTGATGTTGTGCTTTCCGTCCAGCAGGACCACGCGAAGCCCGATTTGCTTTTCGCCGGCACGGAGTTCGGGGCTTACTTCACGATCGACGGCGGGAACCGCTGGACGAAATTCACGACGCTCCCGACCATCCCGGTTCGCGACATTGAAATTCAACGGCGGGAAAATGATTTGATCCTGGGAACGTTCGGACGCGGCATTTACATCCTCGACGATTACAGCCCGCTCCGGCTTGCGACGCCGGATCTGCTGAAGCGCGACGCGCATGTCTTCCCGGTAAAGGACGCGCTGCGCTACATGGAGCGAAGCCGTCTGGGAGGACCAACCGGACGCGGTTCCCACGGCTCGACCTATTACGCCGCACCCAACCCCCCGTTCGGTGCCGTGTTCACTTACTATCTCCGGGAAAAAGTTCAGACCCGGAAGGAAGCCCGCAAAGAAGCTGAAAAAAAGGCGGCTGAAGCTAAAAGGCCTTATGCCCATCCCACGCTCGACGAACTCCGCGCCGAGGACGAAGAAAAGACGCCGACCGTCTGGCTCGTGATCAAGGACGAGGATGGCCAGGTGGTCAATCGCGTGGCGGCGTCGCGCGAGAAAGGAATTCACCGCGCCGCATGGAATTTGCGATTTCCCAGCGCCGAACCTGTGAACCTCCGGCCCAGGAACCCGGACGAGGAAGCTTCCTACGAGAATCCCAGAGTCTCCGGTCCTCTTGCGTTGCCCGGCAAATACACGGTCACTTTGGCCAAGGAAGTGGATGGCAAGACCACGGACCTGTCCACGCCAGTCCCGTTCCACGTCGTTCCGCTGGAGCTGGCGACCTTCGCCGCCAAGGACAAATCTGCTGCGTTGGCCTTCAGTCAAAAAGTGGCGCGACTTCAGCGAGCAGTCGAAGGCACGGTGAGGGCCGCCGCTGAAATCCAAACCCGCCTTGACCACTTGCGGCAGGCCATCCCGCAAACACCCGGCGCCAGTCCCGACCTCCTGCTCGAGCTCCGGGCGCTGGAAGATCGCTTGCGCGCGCTGCAAATTCATTTGCGCGGCGATCAATCCCTGGCCAAACGTGAGGGACCTTTGCCGCCATCCATTTTGGACCGCGTGCAAAGCATCGTCGGCACGCAATGGCGCGTCACGTCCGCGCCCACCCAAACGCACCGCGATGCCTACCGTTACGCCGGCGAAGTTTTCGAGAAAACGCTCAACGGTTTGCGCGCGCTCGCTGAAAAGGACTTGCCCGCCTTCGAGTCCAAACTCGAATCCGCCGGCGCGCCGTGGACGCCGGGCCGCATTCCGCGGTGGGTGCTGGAGAAGGAGTAG